In the Triticum aestivum cultivar Chinese Spring chromosome 2B, IWGSC CS RefSeq v2.1, whole genome shotgun sequence genome, cacaACTTATCTTATTTTTATTAGCATCATGGTTATATAAACAACTATAAGACTCTTTTGAAAATTAAGCAATAAGACTATTTCTATTGCCCGACTCCCAGAGGAGCCTGAACCCTAaaaccctagccacctcctgcccttgcgccgcctcctccctcgcgcaCGACAGCGCCCTGCCACCGGCGACCGCGAGCTCGTCCACACCCagctccctccttcccctacaacctccgtCCTAGACCCGGTAGAACCCTAACTCCTACCACCTCGGTAGAACCCTAGATCACTGTAAACCCTCACACGTGATCCCTAGGTAAAAGAACAGCAAATTCCTAGATTCCCACTTCTAGATCTGATCCCTCAAATGGACACCATCAGACATCAGCAGTTTCCCAATTTGCATATAAACTTAAGAGGCAGGTGAACTAAGAAAACGGGCGTACATCTGATCGAGCTGCTTGTTGACCTCCTCGACCTCTTCGAGATCCGTGAGCAGCTGCCGCATGTGAGCGTGAAGAGCTCCGCGTTCTGCAGAACAACACAACAAGATCAGCGCGGGGTGCAGATGTACGGGCGGTCGGGGGAGGGCTGTGGTTTGGAAGCTTACTACGTGCTCAACGCTGGTGAAGAGGGCGTCGCCGGACTTGGGGGTCGTGAGAGGCGGGCATCGCCGAGATCAGGGCCGGTGGCGGGCGAGAGAAATCAGAGGAGAGAACCACTAGCAGAGTCGCCGGTCTCGAGTAGTTGGGTTATAGGCCAGTTTGGGCTTATCCTTTTTGTTTTGCGGTGAAAGTTTGGGCTTGGGCTTGCCAACTGTATAGTCCATCGGCCCCTAAAAGAATAGAACAGCCCATTCTTTCCCACTAAAGAAAATAAACTAGGAGGTTCCCTTTTAAAGCAACATTTTTCTTTCCCACTAAAGAAAATAAACTAAAGGTTCCCCACCAATCCCCTCAAAAACCCTATTACCAAACAAGGCCTAAAGTATGATTCACAGAACATCACACGCTGGCACACATCCAGATAGGAGGGAAACGCATGTTAGAAAAATCATAGCACAACAAAAACAGATTAAAACGATGCATTTCTATGGCATTGCCAGGTGACAGGTTTACTTTAGCAGCAGCACCCCCGACACTTAGTTTGCAACTTCTTACCGGAAAACAAAAGACATAAAAACAAACGCATAATGGAATACTTTCTTGTTGCAAgctaacatgaaaacaaaagacagtACATTGACTGAATCACAGGAGTGCAGACATTATTAAAACATAGTACTGTAGAAGGCAACAGGGTTGTAACTGAGTGAAAATAAATAGGAACTGATTATCATGACAGTACTTTCAGCATTCTACATCCAAAATGCCACAGGATCTTGAACGAGTAACGACTTGGTGGTTGCTTTGGGCACTTTGTAGTACTGCGAGTGACAGGTATCGCCAGTCGTCAGTTCTTTACGCTGATCGTCCAGGCTGAGAGAGAATGTTGTGAGACGATACATCCAGGAACCAGGTAGGCTCAAACCAGGAACCCTCACCTCCTTGTTGACACACTGCACGAGACAGAATTTGCTCACGCCTCCCATATAGACAAGGGTAGCACCTACATGCTTATCCATTGGGTCACCAGAAATGAACAGATTCTCCTTGCAGAGATTCATCGAAGGGACAGGGCACCGCCCTTCAGGGGTACCATAGATGGGCACGTCGCAGCAGTAAATTTGGCCGAGGGTGTCCGGTTCTTTGGAGAGCCCGACAAAGGCCTTGAGGTGCTGGTCAAAGTGACCCTGGCCGTCAAAGGGCAGAACCCAATTGCCAAGTAGTTTCCATGAATGCCTCTCCGTGTCAAAACTATAGGTGGCCTCGGTGGTGTCCTCCTTGGTGCTGATGAGGAAGGTCCGTTCTTCAGGGTGCAAGGAGTAGGAAGTGACGTCACAAACATTAAATGGCTGCTGCTCGAGCTCTTTCCACGACCACTCTTTGCTGGAATCCCGATGCGATACCTTGGCTGAGAGCTCCTCCAAGCAGAGCATCTCGAAGGACTCCAAGCAGAGCATCTCGAAGGAGTAAAAGCTCATAGTGAATAGCTTGTTGCCGACCGGGAGGTGGTAGATGGGATAAAAAAGATCTCTCTGCCCAGGGCCAGTGGTGACGCACCGCGAGCGGACGTCCAACATGGGGAAGTAACCTTCCAACAAGTCACCCTCGGGATCTCTCGGATGCATGGCCAAGATCCTGGTGCCAAAGGCTGATGTGAAGTACTTAGGAGATTCACGAGGCGCCACCATGCGGAAGAAAGGCCGAGGAAAATGTGGCACCTTGTCTTGGTCGTCTTGGTCTGAGAAAGCAGTCCGCTGATGGTTCTCGCCGGGCAACAAGTTTaccttgcggatgctatatccatGGCACCAGTCATCAAAGACAAGGTAAAGTCGCTCACGGCCGCCGCCATGCTCACGTTTCCGCGGCCGCTTTGGCATCCTGTTCTGCCTAATTGTAAACGGGCGGACAAGGTCCAGATTTTTCCTGAATTACTCGTGTTAATTTTAAAGGCGTTGCCGTTGGCCCTTGATCCCTGTAATTTGAATACGAACCGAATCCATCGTCAAATAGAAATCAATCAAGCCCAATCATCCTACTTACTGCAACTCAACCCGATAAATCGAAGTATCCAGATCTGAATCTGGGGCAGCGTAGAAGAAAAGGAAATCGCAGGTACGTACGTACAGATCGAAGATGGTGCAGCGGCAAAACATCACGACTCACCAACACAGTGGGCTTGACAATTGATTGTGTCGGGAGGCTACAGCGGCGGTGTGCGGTTGGGGAGGCTCGGAAGCGAAGGGTTTGGTGGATGATAAAGGGAGGAAACCCTAGGAAGTTCCCGGTGAGGCGGTGACCGGTTGACCTCGTGGGCTGTTCGCAAGGAAAAACTAACTAGGCCTCGCCCTCC is a window encoding:
- the LOC123044010 gene encoding uncharacterized protein isoform X1; the protein is MPKRPRKREHGGGRERLYLVFDDWCHGYSIRKVNLLPGENHQRTAFSDQDDQDKVPHFPRPFFRMVAPRESPKYFTSAFGTRILAMHPRDPEGDLLEGYFPMLDVRSRCVTTGPGQRDLFYPIYHLPVGNKLFTMSFYSFEMLCLESFEMLCLEELSAKVSHRDSSKEWSWKELEQQPFNVCDVTSYSLHPEERTFLISTKEDTTEATYSFDTERHSWKLLGNWVLPFDGQGHFDQHLKAFVGLSKEPDTLGQIYCCDVPIYGTPEGRCPVPSMNLCKENLFISGDPMDKHVGATLVYMGGVSKFCLVQCVNKEVRVPGLSLPGSWMYRLTTFSLSLDDQRKELTTGDTCHSQYYKVPKATTKSLLVQDPVAFWM
- the LOC123044010 gene encoding uncharacterized protein isoform X2; amino-acid sequence: MHPRDPEGDLLEGYFPMLDVRSRCVTTGPGQRDLFYPIYHLPVGNKLFTMSFYSFEMLCLESFEMLCLEELSAKVSHRDSSKEWSWKELEQQPFNVCDVTSYSLHPEERTFLISTKEDTTEATYSFDTERHSWKLLGNWVLPFDGQGHFDQHLKAFVGLSKEPDTLGQIYCCDVPIYGTPEGRCPVPSMNLCKENLFISGDPMDKHVGATLVYMGGVSKFCLVQCVNKEVRVPGLSLPGSWMYRLTTFSLSLDDQRKELTTGDTCHSQYYKVPKATTKSLLVQDPVAFWM